Proteins encoded together in one Sphingomonas radiodurans window:
- a CDS encoding peptide chain release factor 3 — MPFPRRTFAIISHPDAGKTTLTEKLLYVGGAIHLAGQVKARGQTRRARSDWMKIEQQRGISVTSSVMTFEKGGVTFNLLDTPGHEDFSEDTYRTLTAVDSAVMVIDAARGIEAQTRKLFEVCRLRSVPIITFVNKVDREGRSAFDLLDEIADVLALDVCPMSWPVGMGGTFEGVLDLTTNKISRPDGDSRTFQGRIEDAADIPAVVAEEIELARGGYSSFDGEAYRAGDLTPVYFGSALKDFGPAELIAALADYAPPPRAQPAEPAPVQPDEKDVTGFVFKVQANMDPMHRDRIAFMRLCSGTFKRGMKLTPTGHGKPIAVHSPILFFAQDRELADEAFPGDIIGIPNHGTLRVGDTLSERPGVRITGLPNFAPEILRRVILTDPTKTKQLRKALDDLSEEGVIQVFYPEIGSNWIIGVVGQLQLDVLLSRLDAEYKVGAKLEPAPFDTARWVSAEEPAALKDFMDLNRGAMAKDRDGNPVFLAKSAWEVGYIAERYATVRFAATRER, encoded by the coding sequence ATGCCTTTCCCCCGCCGCACCTTCGCGATCATCTCGCACCCCGACGCCGGCAAGACGACGCTGACCGAAAAGCTGCTGTACGTTGGCGGCGCGATCCATCTTGCCGGCCAGGTTAAGGCGCGCGGGCAGACGCGGCGGGCGCGATCAGACTGGATGAAGATCGAGCAGCAACGCGGAATCTCGGTCACGTCGTCGGTGATGACGTTCGAGAAGGGGGGGGTTACCTTCAACCTGCTCGACACGCCGGGGCACGAGGATTTCAGCGAAGATACCTACCGGACGCTGACCGCGGTCGATTCTGCGGTGATGGTGATCGATGCGGCGCGCGGGATCGAGGCGCAGACGCGCAAGCTGTTCGAAGTGTGCCGGCTGCGTTCGGTGCCGATCATCACCTTCGTCAACAAGGTCGACCGCGAGGGGCGTAGCGCGTTCGATTTGCTCGACGAAATCGCCGACGTGCTGGCGCTCGACGTGTGTCCGATGAGCTGGCCCGTCGGCATGGGCGGCACGTTTGAGGGTGTGCTCGACTTGACGACCAACAAAATCAGCCGTCCCGATGGTGACAGTCGCACCTTTCAAGGCCGGATCGAGGACGCAGCGGACATTCCCGCCGTCGTGGCGGAGGAGATCGAACTCGCGCGTGGCGGTTATTCCTCGTTTGATGGCGAGGCGTATCGCGCGGGCGATCTGACGCCGGTGTATTTCGGATCGGCGCTCAAGGACTTCGGCCCTGCCGAGCTGATCGCGGCACTCGCCGACTATGCCCCGCCGCCGCGCGCGCAGCCAGCCGAGCCGGCGCCGGTGCAGCCCGACGAAAAGGACGTCACTGGCTTCGTCTTCAAGGTGCAGGCGAACATGGACCCGATGCACCGCGATCGCATCGCGTTCATGCGATTGTGCTCGGGGACATTCAAACGCGGCATGAAGCTGACGCCGACGGGCCACGGCAAGCCGATCGCGGTCCACTCGCCGATCCTGTTCTTCGCGCAGGATCGCGAGCTCGCCGACGAGGCTTTCCCGGGCGATATCATCGGCATACCCAATCATGGCACCCTGCGAGTGGGCGATACGCTGAGCGAGCGGCCGGGGGTGCGGATCACCGGGCTGCCGAACTTCGCGCCTGAAATCCTGCGCCGCGTGATCCTGACCGACCCGACCAAAACCAAGCAGTTGCGCAAGGCGCTAGACGATCTTTCCGAGGAAGGCGTGATCCAGGTATTCTATCCGGAGATCGGATCGAACTGGATCATCGGCGTGGTGGGACAGCTGCAGCTGGATGTGCTGCTGTCGCGGCTGGATGCGGAGTATAAGGTCGGCGCCAAGCTCGAGCCGGCGCCGTTCGATACGGCGCGATGGGTTTCGGCGGAGGAGCCGGCGGCGCTGAAGGATTTCATGGATCTCAACCGCGGCGCGATGGCCAAGGATCGCGATGGAAATCCGGTGTTCCTTGCCAAGAGCGCGTGGGAAGTGGGTTATATTGCAGAGCGTTACGCGACGGTGCGGTTCGCGGCGACGCGGGAGCGGTGA
- a CDS encoding BaiN/RdsA family NAD(P)/FAD-dependent oxidoreductase, producing the protein MCAATAGQQGKRVLVIDHAEKAGKKILISGGGRCNFTNTGTTHERFISANPHFARSALARYTPADFIALVDRYGIAWHEKTLGQLFCDGSARQIVAMLLEEGEKWGVKQAIDTRIAEIQHADGEFRVTCSTKVAQARALVIATGGPSIPKMGATGFAYDLARQFGLKVVEPRPALVPLTLGGDDPFRALAGVATEVIARAGKAAFREAMLFTHRGLSGPAVLQVSSYWRHGEPIAVDLLPDRTEGWLRDAKRTTPRAQVGKLLAGAMPQRLAEALVGALGISGELANVADAKLAAAERALAAWRFAPNGSEGFAKAEVTVGGVSTAELSSQTMEAKRVPGLYVIGEAVDVTGWLGGYNFQWAWASGWAAGMAV; encoded by the coding sequence ATGTGCGCCGCAACTGCCGGACAGCAGGGCAAGCGCGTGCTGGTGATCGATCATGCTGAAAAGGCAGGAAAAAAGATCCTGATCTCGGGCGGCGGCCGGTGCAATTTCACCAACACGGGGACGACGCACGAGCGGTTTATCTCCGCCAACCCGCACTTCGCGCGATCGGCGCTCGCCCGTTACACGCCTGCGGATTTCATCGCCCTTGTCGATCGTTACGGGATCGCCTGGCACGAAAAGACGCTCGGGCAATTGTTCTGCGACGGATCGGCGCGGCAGATAGTGGCAATGCTGCTCGAAGAGGGTGAAAAATGGGGTGTTAAACAAGCAATCGACACTCGGATTGCGGAGATTCAGCACGCTGACGGTGAATTTCGGGTCACGTGTTCGACAAAGGTTGCGCAGGCCCGCGCGCTGGTGATCGCGACGGGCGGACCATCGATCCCGAAGATGGGCGCGACCGGCTTCGCCTATGATCTGGCGCGGCAGTTCGGATTGAAGGTGGTCGAGCCGCGGCCGGCATTGGTGCCGCTGACGCTGGGTGGCGACGATCCGTTCCGTGCGCTGGCGGGCGTCGCAACCGAGGTGATCGCGCGCGCGGGGAAGGCGGCCTTTCGCGAGGCGATGCTGTTCACGCATCGCGGGCTTTCGGGGCCGGCGGTGCTTCAGGTGTCGTCGTACTGGCGGCACGGCGAGCCGATCGCGGTCGACCTGCTGCCCGATCGCACCGAGGGCTGGCTGCGCGACGCGAAACGCACGACGCCGCGCGCGCAGGTGGGCAAGCTGCTGGCCGGGGCGATGCCGCAGCGGCTGGCGGAGGCGCTGGTGGGCGCGCTGGGCATCTCGGGCGAACTGGCCAATGTGGCGGATGCGAAGCTCGCGGCGGCGGAGCGGGCGCTGGCGGCGTGGCGGTTCGCGCCCAATGGCAGCGAGGGGTTCGCCAAGGCCGAGGTGACCGTCGGCGGCGTATCGACCGCGGAGCTTTCGTCCCAGACGATGGAGGCGAAGCGGGTGCCGGGGCTGTATGTGATCGGCGAGGCGGTGGATGTTACCGGGTGGCTTGGGGGATATAACTTCCAGTGGGCCTGGGCGAGTGGCTGGGCGGCCGGGATGGCGGTTTGA
- a CDS encoding M23 family metallopeptidase gives MELAGAAGSRGFGRAIVPVREVPLRDRVRGTLHQTDWVPDLGARIGSGTWWRGLVTCTGLIAAAVLTNPGIRPIPGFITTSMTGAEREEAHTLSIAPLGLGASTGRRMAANDLVRPLAETPERPTIELTAALGNGDSFGAALQRAGVGRADAARAAALVSSEVALGDLKPGTMLDLRLGRRRDRRTARPLDHLAFRARFDLNLALHREGDGLTMERRPIAIDRTPLRIQGLAGSSLYRSARAAGAPAKLVEAYIKAIAARTSIGAIGADDKFDIIADHARAATGEVQVGQLQYAALDQGSKKLRLVRWEDGDGNGGQFWDANGQSKRQGFMGMPVSGRISSTFGMRRHPLLGFLRMHKGLDLAAPHGTPIYAPIEGRVAMAGRNRGYGNFVKLDHGGGIASGYGHMSRFAVSAGQRVSRGQIIGYVGSTGLSTGPHLHWEVWKNGTNVNPRSISLSSVATLSGEKLRAFKAKVANLLGVPTAR, from the coding sequence TTGGAACTCGCCGGCGCGGCGGGCTCGCGCGGCTTCGGGCGCGCCATCGTGCCGGTGCGCGAGGTGCCGCTGCGCGATCGCGTCCGCGGCACGCTGCACCAGACCGATTGGGTGCCCGATCTCGGCGCGCGGATCGGCAGCGGCACGTGGTGGCGTGGCCTCGTCACCTGCACCGGCCTGATCGCCGCCGCCGTGCTCACCAATCCCGGCATCCGCCCGATCCCGGGCTTCATCACGACCAGCATGACCGGGGCGGAGCGCGAGGAAGCGCACACGCTCTCGATCGCGCCGCTCGGCCTTGGTGCCTCGACCGGCCGCCGCATGGCCGCCAACGATCTCGTCCGCCCGCTCGCCGAAACGCCCGAGCGCCCGACGATCGAGCTCACTGCCGCGCTCGGCAATGGCGACAGCTTCGGCGCCGCGCTGCAGCGTGCCGGCGTCGGCCGCGCCGATGCCGCGCGCGCCGCCGCGCTCGTCTCGAGCGAAGTCGCGCTCGGCGATCTCAAGCCGGGCACGATGCTCGATCTGCGGCTCGGCCGCCGCCGCGATCGCCGCACCGCGCGTCCGCTCGATCACCTCGCCTTCCGCGCCCGCTTCGATCTCAACCTCGCGCTGCACCGCGAAGGCGATGGCCTCACGATGGAGCGCCGCCCGATCGCGATCGATCGCACCCCGCTGCGCATCCAGGGCCTCGCCGGATCGAGCCTGTACCGTTCGGCGCGCGCCGCCGGCGCCCCCGCCAAGCTGGTCGAGGCCTATATCAAGGCGATCGCCGCGCGCACGTCGATCGGCGCGATCGGGGCCGACGACAAGTTCGACATCATCGCCGATCACGCGCGCGCCGCGACCGGCGAGGTCCAGGTCGGCCAGCTGCAATATGCCGCGCTCGATCAGGGGTCGAAGAAGCTGCGGCTGGTGCGCTGGGAAGACGGCGACGGCAACGGCGGGCAATTCTGGGACGCGAACGGCCAGTCCAAGCGTCAGGGCTTCATGGGCATGCCGGTCTCGGGCCGCATTTCCTCGACCTTCGGGATGCGCCGCCACCCGCTGCTCGGCTTCCTGCGCATGCACAAGGGCCTCGATCTCGCCGCGCCGCACGGCACGCCGATCTACGCGCCGATCGAAGGCCGCGTCGCAATGGCCGGCCGCAACCGCGGCTACGGCAATTTCGTGAAGCTCGATCATGGCGGCGGCATCGCCAGCGGCTATGGCCACATGAGCCGCTTCGCCGTCTCCGCCGGCCAGCGCGTGTCGCGCGGCCAGATCATCGGCTATGTCGGCTCGACCGGCCTGTCGACCGGGCCGCATCTGCACTGGGAAGTGTGGAAGAACGGCACGAACGTAAACCCTCGCTCGATCTCGCTATCCAGCGTCGCCACCCTGTCGGGCGAAAAGCTCCGCGCCTTCAAGGCCAAGGTCGCCAACCTGCTAGGCGTCCCAACAGCAAGATAG
- a CDS encoding helicase-related protein, with translation MPGHDNARVTAVLGPTNTGKTHLAVERMAAHSSGMIGFPLRLLAREVYDRVVAMKGPERVALITGEERIVPKDARWFLCTAESMPLERDVAFVALDEAQLGADTERGHVFTDRLLHARGREETMILGSAALKPVVRSLVPGVEIVERPRFSDLSYAGAKKISRLPRRSAIVAFSAEEVYAVAEMIRRLRGGAAVVMGALSPRTRNAQVAMFQAGEVDYLVATDAIGMGLNMDVAHVAFAGLHKFDGKRRRRLTTAEMAQIAGRAGRHQRDGTFGAVAEEGPDAFLPEEVLAIEGHRFPTLDTLYWREGDPDLSSVDALLASLSAPPNHETLRPAPESVDLAVLRRMAEDPAVRARARGQVDRLWAACGIPDFQKLGVEPHTRFVARVFGYLSEGHLPHQWFADEVARLDRADGDVETIAGRVAAIRTWAYIAQRKDWLADPAHWAARTQAVEERLSDALHTSLTQRFVDKRTSALMKQIGAGAGALPVEIGATGEVTIDTHAIGRLDGFRFVVAPEARATDKRLLLATAEKRLAGERRARGQALVAAADDRFVLASGGGIVWGGHVVARLARGRSLGRPVVVLDDALDCLDVTLRRAALERVQRWVEAAVAAQLPALAALAGLARDPAATPALRSTAAAIEAGAGITQRLPVRVAIEALTAADRTRLRRGGVTIGALDLFDARLLKARARPWREALLVAAGQPVPVPAADGATVLPRGAPGATLAAGFRPLGTQAVRIDLVERIARAAHYARKGRTPFAPDPALATSIGLEPATVARLMTELGFRPLPEGRWAWRGRPPAAVIAPRADNAFAALAELGLG, from the coding sequence ATGCCTGGCCATGACAATGCCCGCGTCACCGCGGTTCTGGGGCCGACCAACACCGGCAAGACTCACCTCGCGGTCGAGCGGATGGCGGCGCATTCGTCAGGCATGATCGGCTTTCCGCTGCGGCTGCTGGCGCGCGAAGTGTACGACCGCGTCGTCGCGATGAAGGGGCCGGAGCGAGTCGCGCTGATCACCGGCGAGGAACGGATCGTTCCCAAGGATGCGCGGTGGTTTCTCTGCACTGCCGAATCGATGCCGTTGGAGCGGGATGTGGCGTTCGTGGCGCTCGACGAGGCGCAGCTTGGCGCGGATACCGAGCGCGGGCATGTGTTCACCGATCGGCTGCTTCATGCGCGTGGGCGCGAGGAGACGATGATCCTCGGCTCGGCGGCGCTGAAGCCGGTGGTGCGATCGCTGGTGCCCGGCGTCGAGATCGTCGAGCGGCCGCGCTTTTCGGACCTGAGCTACGCCGGGGCGAAGAAGATCAGCCGGCTGCCGCGGCGCTCGGCAATCGTCGCGTTCAGCGCCGAGGAAGTCTATGCCGTGGCCGAGATGATCCGGCGGCTGCGTGGCGGCGCGGCGGTGGTGATGGGCGCGCTTAGCCCGCGCACGCGCAACGCGCAGGTGGCGATGTTCCAGGCGGGCGAGGTGGATTATCTCGTCGCGACCGATGCGATCGGCATGGGGCTGAACATGGACGTGGCGCATGTCGCGTTCGCCGGGCTGCACAAGTTCGACGGCAAGCGGCGGCGGCGGCTGACGACCGCGGAAATGGCGCAGATCGCGGGGCGGGCGGGGCGGCACCAGCGCGACGGCACGTTCGGCGCGGTCGCCGAGGAGGGCCCGGACGCGTTCCTGCCCGAGGAAGTGCTGGCGATCGAAGGGCATCGTTTCCCGACGCTCGACACATTGTATTGGCGCGAGGGCGATCCGGACCTGTCGAGCGTCGACGCGTTGCTGGCGTCGCTATCTGCGCCGCCGAACCACGAGACGCTGCGGCCGGCGCCGGAGTCGGTCGATCTTGCGGTGCTGCGCCGCATGGCCGAAGACCCTGCGGTGCGCGCGCGCGCACGCGGGCAGGTCGATCGGCTGTGGGCGGCGTGCGGGATTCCCGATTTCCAGAAGCTGGGGGTCGAGCCGCATACGCGCTTCGTTGCGCGCGTGTTCGGGTATCTTTCCGAGGGGCATTTGCCGCATCAGTGGTTTGCGGACGAAGTGGCGCGGCTGGATCGTGCCGATGGCGATGTCGAGACGATCGCGGGGCGCGTCGCGGCGATCCGCACCTGGGCGTATATCGCGCAGCGCAAGGACTGGCTGGCCGATCCGGCGCATTGGGCGGCGCGGACGCAGGCGGTGGAGGAGCGGCTGTCCGATGCGCTCCATACCAGCTTGACGCAGCGCTTCGTCGACAAGCGCACGAGCGCGTTGATGAAGCAGATCGGCGCGGGGGCGGGCGCGCTGCCGGTCGAGATCGGCGCGACGGGCGAGGTGACGATCGACACGCATGCGATCGGGCGGCTCGATGGCTTCCGCTTCGTCGTGGCGCCCGAGGCGCGCGCGACCGACAAGCGGCTGCTGCTCGCGACGGCGGAGAAGCGGCTGGCGGGCGAGCGGCGCGCGCGGGGACAAGCGCTGGTCGCGGCGGCGGACGATCGCTTCGTGCTGGCGAGCGGTGGCGGCATCGTGTGGGGCGGGCATGTCGTGGCGCGGCTGGCGCGCGGGCGATCGCTGGGGCGGCCAGTGGTGGTGCTGGACGATGCGCTGGATTGCCTCGACGTGACGCTGCGGCGCGCGGCGCTGGAGCGGGTGCAGCGCTGGGTGGAGGCAGCGGTTGCGGCGCAGTTGCCCGCGCTGGCGGCGCTCGCGGGGCTGGCGCGCGATCCGGCGGCGACGCCGGCGCTGCGCAGTACCGCGGCGGCGATCGAGGCGGGGGCGGGGATTACGCAGCGGTTGCCGGTGCGCGTGGCGATCGAGGCGCTGACGGCGGCGGATCGCACACGGCTGCGGCGTGGCGGGGTGACGATCGGCGCGCTCGACCTATTCGATGCGCGATTGCTCAAGGCGCGTGCGCGGCCGTGGCGCGAGGCGCTGCTCGTGGCCGCGGGGCAGCCGGTGCCGGTGCCGGCGGCGGATGGCGCGACGGTGCTGCCGCGCGGCGCGCCGGGTGCGACACTTGCGGCGGGTTTCCGCCCGCTCGGCACGCAGGCGGTGCGGATCGATCTGGTCGAGCGGATCGCGCGCGCCGCGCATTATGCGCGCAAGGGCCGCACGCCGTTCGCGCCCGATCCGGCGCTCGCGACGTCGATCGGGTTGGAGCCGGCCACCGTGGCGCGGTTGATGACCGAACTGGGCTTCCGGCCGCTGCCCGAGGGGCGCTGGGCGTGGCGCGGGCGGCCGCCGGCGGCGGTGATCGCGCCGCGTGCCGACAATGCGTTCGCGGCACTGGCGGAGCTCGGGCTTGGTTGA
- a CDS encoding RNA-binding S4 domain-containing protein, whose amino-acid sequence MRLDRFLWFARLARTREVAQAMAMEGRLRIDGRVIDRAHAPVRVGCILTFFKAGEVRVLRVEALPVRRGSAPDALACYIDLDTMDDATRGAANVWQEGAGD is encoded by the coding sequence ATGCGGCTCGACCGATTCCTGTGGTTCGCGCGGTTGGCCCGCACGCGCGAGGTGGCGCAGGCGATGGCGATGGAGGGGCGGCTGCGGATCGACGGCCGCGTGATCGACCGCGCGCATGCGCCGGTGCGGGTCGGCTGTATCCTGACCTTCTTCAAGGCGGGCGAAGTGCGCGTGCTGCGCGTCGAGGCGCTGCCGGTGCGGCGCGGATCGGCGCCCGATGCGCTGGCGTGCTACATCGATCTCGACACGATGGACGATGCCACGCGCGGGGCCGCAAACGTATGGCAGGAAGGCGCGGGCGATTGA
- the fdxA gene encoding ferredoxin FdxA codes for MTYVVTDACIRCKYMDCVEVCPVDCFYEGENMLVINPSECIDCGVCEPECPAEAILPDTESGLEQWLELNTTFSNQWPNVTRKGDQTPADADEHKGEEGKYDKYFSAEPGPGD; via the coding sequence ATGACCTATGTCGTCACCGACGCGTGCATCCGTTGCAAATATATGGATTGCGTCGAAGTGTGCCCGGTCGATTGCTTCTACGAGGGCGAGAACATGCTCGTCATCAACCCCAGCGAGTGCATCGACTGCGGCGTGTGCGAGCCGGAATGCCCGGCCGAGGCGATCCTGCCCGATACGGAGAGCGGACTCGAGCAATGGCTTGAGCTCAACACGACCTTTTCGAACCAATGGCCCAACGTGACGCGCAAGGGCGACCAGACCCCCGCCGATGCCGACGAGCACAAGGGCGAAGAGGGCAAGTACGACAAGTATTTCTCGGCCGAGCCGGGCCCGGGGGACTGA
- a CDS encoding CarD family transcriptional regulator has translation MAAKLLHFDVGDYVVYPKHGVGRVVELQKQEIAGMQLELYVLRFEKEKMTLRVPTNKAESVGMRKLSSDKTMREAMETLKGKPKVKRTMWSRRAQEYEAKINSGDLVSIAEVVRDLFRAEDQPEQSYSERQIFEGATSRLARELAAMEQLDEPAAQEKILDILRAAAAIYNKDKVPA, from the coding sequence ATGGCTGCAAAGCTGCTGCACTTCGATGTCGGTGATTACGTCGTTTACCCCAAGCATGGCGTGGGTCGCGTCGTCGAGCTGCAGAAACAGGAAATCGCTGGCATGCAGCTCGAACTGTACGTGCTGCGCTTCGAGAAGGAGAAGATGACGCTCCGCGTGCCGACCAACAAGGCCGAGAGCGTCGGCATGCGCAAGCTATCGTCGGACAAGACGATGCGCGAGGCGATGGAAACGCTGAAGGGCAAGCCCAAGGTGAAGCGCACCATGTGGTCGCGCCGTGCGCAGGAATATGAAGCGAAGATCAACTCGGGCGACCTAGTGTCGATCGCCGAAGTGGTGCGCGATCTGTTCCGTGCCGAGGACCAGCCCGAGCAGAGCTATTCCGAGCGCCAGATCTTCGAAGGCGCGACGAGCCGCCTCGCGCGCGAACTCGCCGCGATGGAGCAGCTCGACGAGCCGGCAGCGCAGGAGAAGATCCTCGACATTCTTCGCGCCGCGGCGGCGATCTACAACAAGGACAAGGTGCCGGCGTAA
- a CDS encoding head GIN domain-containing protein encodes MRAFVFALLMPLAACGGGWSDDESPGVPATGSGGTRNYAVADFTAVDQRGPDDVDVRVGAGFSVRAEGDPDVLDKVKIEQVGDALRIGRVRTAGFNWSSSSGAKIYVTMPRLTRATLAGSGDMAIDRVEGAAFDGKIAGSGALALGAVAVETLQLTIAGSGSVAARGEAATLGVSIAGSGDVDAAGLTARGATVKIAGTGSVKALVDGDAKVSIAGVGDVDLGPKARCQTKKAGSGEVRCGG; translated from the coding sequence ATGCGCGCTTTCGTCTTTGCTCTACTGATGCCGCTTGCGGCGTGTGGCGGCGGTTGGTCCGACGATGAAAGTCCGGGCGTGCCGGCGACCGGATCCGGCGGCACGCGCAATTACGCCGTCGCCGATTTCACTGCGGTCGACCAGCGCGGGCCGGACGATGTCGACGTGCGCGTCGGCGCGGGCTTCTCCGTGCGCGCCGAGGGCGATCCCGACGTGCTCGACAAGGTGAAGATCGAGCAGGTGGGCGATGCGCTGCGGATCGGGCGCGTGCGGACGGCTGGCTTCAACTGGAGCTCGTCGTCGGGCGCCAAAATCTATGTGACGATGCCGCGACTGACGCGCGCGACGCTTGCCGGATCGGGCGACATGGCGATCGACCGGGTCGAGGGCGCTGCGTTCGACGGCAAGATCGCGGGCTCGGGGGCGCTGGCACTCGGCGCAGTCGCGGTCGAAACGCTGCAATTGACGATCGCGGGGTCCGGTAGCGTCGCGGCGCGCGGAGAGGCGGCGACGCTCGGCGTTTCGATCGCCGGTTCGGGCGATGTCGACGCGGCGGGGCTGACCGCGCGCGGTGCCACCGTCAAAATCGCGGGCACGGGCAGCGTGAAGGCGCTGGTCGATGGCGATGCCAAGGTCTCGATCGCGGGTGTGGGTGATGTCGATCTGGGGCCAAAGGCGCGGTGCCAGACGAAGAAGGCGGGCTCGGGCGAGGTGCGCTGCGGCGGGTGA
- a CDS encoding GIN domain-containing protein: MFRFALLSLLVAAATPAAATDRVFSVGSYERVRVDGPFEVRIVTGGSPRATASGDRELIERLTIAVNGTMLTVRLGSSGWGEMPRRATQAPPVITLSTPRLTSLAVSAGARATVTRMAAQRIDLRVIGSGTLTLDRADTDQLSAALTGSGTMTIGGRANRAILLADGAGTIDASALGVNDLIARLEGAGEMKAAARYTAQVTSNGLGRVTVSGDAKCTVRALAGGPVTCGKQR, encoded by the coding sequence ATGTTCCGTTTTGCGTTGCTTAGCCTGCTCGTTGCCGCTGCCACGCCGGCCGCGGCGACCGATCGCGTCTTTTCGGTCGGGAGCTATGAACGCGTGCGGGTCGACGGGCCGTTCGAGGTGCGGATCGTGACCGGCGGCTCGCCGCGCGCGACCGCGTCGGGCGATCGCGAGCTGATCGAGCGGCTGACGATCGCGGTCAACGGCACGATGCTGACGGTGCGGCTCGGCAGTAGCGGATGGGGCGAGATGCCGCGCAGGGCGACCCAGGCGCCGCCCGTCATCACGCTATCGACTCCGCGGCTCACGTCGCTCGCGGTTAGTGCGGGCGCGCGCGCCACCGTCACGCGGATGGCGGCACAGCGCATCGATTTGCGCGTGATCGGATCGGGCACGCTGACGCTCGATCGTGCCGATACCGACCAGCTCAGTGCCGCGCTGACCGGATCGGGGACGATGACGATTGGTGGCCGGGCGAACCGCGCAATCTTGCTGGCGGATGGCGCCGGGACGATCGATGCGTCTGCACTAGGGGTAAACGACCTGATCGCGCGGCTGGAAGGCGCGGGCGAGATGAAGGCCGCGGCGCGTTATACCGCGCAGGTCACGAGCAACGGGCTTGGCCGCGTGACCGTATCGGGCGATGCGAAATGCACGGTGCGCGCGCTTGCCGGCGGTCCAGTGACGTGCGGGAAGCAGCGATAA
- the rpmG gene encoding 50S ribosomal protein L33, translated as MAKPTTVKIKLVSTADTGFFYVTKKNPRTKTEKLSFNKYDPVVRKHVAFKETKIK; from the coding sequence ATGGCCAAGCCGACCACCGTCAAGATCAAGCTCGTGAGCACGGCCGATACCGGCTTCTTCTACGTCACGAAGAAGAACCCGCGCACGAAGACCGAGAAGCTGAGCTTCAACAAGTACGATCCCGTCGTGCGCAAGCACGTCGCGTTCAAGGAAACCAAGATCAAGTAA
- a CDS encoding TMEM165/GDT1 family protein: MDALMAALVLGAICQAGDKTPWLAAILADRYRTPGIVILATAVALAGNYALGVIGGLLIAPMITPEAKLLLLALALLFAGLSTTLRSKTPDRLEGWRLGALGTSMLGLAIMVFGDRMQFVVVGLAARSELPWLAAIGATLGALAVAVPAALIGERQWLALPQQHIRIGSGIVLVLAGIVFGLMALRLV, translated from the coding sequence ATGGACGCGCTGATGGCCGCGCTGGTGCTCGGCGCGATTTGCCAGGCGGGCGACAAGACGCCGTGGCTCGCCGCGATCCTCGCCGATCGCTATCGCACGCCAGGGATCGTGATCCTTGCAACGGCCGTAGCGCTGGCGGGCAATTATGCGCTCGGCGTGATTGGCGGGCTGCTGATCGCGCCGATGATCACGCCCGAGGCCAAGCTACTGCTGCTGGCGCTCGCGCTGCTGTTTGCCGGGCTGAGCACGACATTGCGATCGAAGACGCCCGATCGGCTCGAGGGGTGGCGGCTCGGTGCGCTCGGCACGAGCATGCTGGGGCTGGCGATCATGGTGTTCGGTGATCGCATGCAGTTCGTCGTGGTGGGGCTTGCGGCGCGCAGCGAGCTGCCGTGGCTGGCGGCGATCGGCGCCACGCTGGGGGCGCTCGCGGTGGCGGTGCCGGCGGCGCTGATCGGCGAGCGGCAATGGCTCGCGCTGCCGCAACAGCACATTCGGATCGGCAGCGGGATCGTGCTCGTGCTTGCTGGTATCGTCTTTGGCCTGATGGCGTTGCGGCTGGTTTGA
- a CDS encoding Dps family protein, protein MADIAPELKTPTDLQRNDTRSVAEALNSSLADCFALYLKTKNFHWHVSGPHFRDYHLMMDDQAAQILGVTDAIAERVRKTGNVTLRSIGDISRHQTIKDNDKEFVAADDMLAELREDNLKLVESFRVVKDAADEAKDNATSGIVDEWTDQAEERAWFLFEASRKG, encoded by the coding sequence ATGGCCGACATCGCCCCCGAGCTGAAGACACCGACCGACCTGCAGCGCAACGACACGCGCTCGGTCGCAGAGGCGCTGAACTCGTCTCTCGCGGACTGTTTCGCGCTGTATCTCAAGACCAAGAACTTCCACTGGCACGTCTCCGGGCCGCATTTCCGCGACTATCACCTGATGATGGACGATCAGGCCGCGCAGATCCTGGGCGTGACGGATGCGATCGCCGAGCGCGTGCGCAAGACCGGCAACGTCACGCTGCGCTCGATCGGCGACATTTCGCGCCATCAGACGATCAAGGACAACGACAAGGAGTTCGTTGCGGCGGACGACATGCTGGCGGAGCTTCGCGAGGACAACCTCAAGCTCGTCGAGAGCTTCCGCGTGGTGAAGGACGCCGCGGACGAGGCGAAGGACAATGCCACCAGCGGGATCGTCGACGAGTGGACGGATCAGGCCGAGGAACGTGCGTGGTTCCTGTTCGAGGCGAGCCGCAAGGGGTGA